A window from Malacoplasma iowae encodes these proteins:
- a CDS encoding PhoU domain-containing protein, protein MAINFLSLEKSEIELKANFIDLLKQTQFLHEDLYNCLVKNIPIDEEKLEDFLELKTRINDLKRDIRDDSIWILSKDQPRASHLRFIIAVLYSIKDNDRISQYAYNVAKWINRYPLSSNMRSSIPLLLKKSNLFFQKVINVVSSDNVKEYEAEIKKDALDYRNFYKEFIKGMIKKNNLNSDESIDMYFNISLIFKCFERTVDHLLEIFKNFMLISR, encoded by the coding sequence ATGGCTATAAATTTTTTAAGTTTAGAAAAATCTGAAATAGAATTGAAAGCTAATTTTATTGATCTTTTAAAACAAACACAATTTTTACATGAAGATCTTTATAATTGTCTTGTAAAAAATATTCCAATAGACGAAGAAAAACTTGAAGATTTTTTGGAGTTAAAAACTAGAATTAATGATTTAAAAAGAGATATAAGGGATGACTCTATTTGAATTCTTTCAAAAGACCAACCTAGAGCTTCTCATTTAAGATTTATCATTGCAGTTCTTTATTCAATTAAAGATAATGATCGAATCTCTCAATATGCATATAATGTTGCTAAATGAATCAATAGATATCCTTTATCATCTAACATGAGATCTTCAATTCCACTTCTTTTAAAAAAATCTAATCTTTTTTTTCAAAAGGTAATAAATGTTGTTAGTTCAGATAATGTTAAAGAATATGAAGCAGAAATAAAAAAAGATGCTTTAGATTATAGAAATTTTTATAAAGAATTTATTAAAGGAATGATTAAGAAAAACAATTTAAATTCAGATGAATCAATTGATATGTATTTCAACATCTCATTAATATTTAAATGTTTTGAAAGAACTGTTGATCATTTATTAGAAATTTTTAAAAACTTTATGCTAATTTCTAGATAA
- the pstB gene encoding phosphate ABC transporter ATP-binding protein PstB, producing MEEKKENKIKSLFKRKNNKYIITNDVKEDFDSQNAFEIVNFNFWYNNKAKQALFDINLNIKHNKVTSFIGPSGCGKSTFLRMLNRMNDLIDNVSYSGDIYFNKENIYSKKTSVLELRSNVGMVFQKPTPFPMSIYNNIAYGLRSQGIRDKKLLDEIVERSLKQAALWEEVKNNLDDLATGLSGGQQQRLCIARAIALSPKVLLMDEPTSALDPIATSKIEELILELKENYTIVIVTHSMAQAQRISDDTVFFFNGQIIESGKTKDIFMQPKEQKTKDYVNGRIG from the coding sequence ATGGAAGAGAAAAAAGAAAATAAAATTAAAAGTTTATTTAAAAGAAAAAATAACAAATATATTATTACAAATGATGTTAAAGAAGATTTTGATTCTCAAAATGCTTTTGAAATTGTTAATTTCAATTTTTGATACAACAATAAAGCTAAACAAGCATTGTTTGATATTAATTTAAATATCAAACATAATAAAGTAACATCTTTTATTGGCCCCTCAGGTTGTGGAAAGTCAACTTTCTTAAGAATGTTAAATAGAATGAATGATTTAATTGATAATGTTTCATATAGTGGTGACATTTACTTCAACAAAGAAAATATATATTCTAAAAAAACTTCAGTTCTTGAATTAAGAAGTAATGTTGGAATGGTTTTTCAAAAACCCACTCCTTTCCCAATGTCAATTTATAACAATATTGCTTATGGTTTAAGATCGCAAGGAATAAGAGATAAAAAATTACTTGATGAAATTGTTGAAAGATCATTAAAACAAGCTGCCCTTTGAGAAGAAGTAAAAAATAATTTAGATGATCTTGCAACAGGATTATCTGGTGGTCAACAACAAAGATTGTGTATAGCAAGAGCAATTGCTTTATCACCTAAAGTATTATTAATGGATGAACCAACATCAGCTCTTGACCCTATTGCAACTAGTAAAATTGAAGAATTAATTTTAGAATTAAAAGAGAACTATACAATTGTTATTGTTACTCACTCAATGGCCCAAGCCCAAAGAATTAGTGATGATACTGTATTCTTTTTCAATGGTCAAATAATAGAATCTGGTAAAACAAAAGATATATTTATGCAACCAAAAGAACAAAAAACAAAAGATTATGTAAATGGAAGGATTGGATAA
- the hemW gene encoding radical SAM family heme chaperone HemW encodes MNNTKHLYIHIPFCKHICTYCDFVRKIPSSNEEVDLYLEKIVDEISGFFNKCKTIYIGGGTPNFLSDHNLDILLSSLQKNIDSQTEFTIELNPEFVTESQVNILKNNNVNRVSLGVQTTNEKILRLLNRKHTNIVVEKAINLLYKHNINNVSCDFIYNLPLLKISDINESIEFIKRNNIKHVSFYALEIKDGSIMNKRNEVIDIETEEDQLEHIENVMEKIGYTRYEVSNWSIDKKYFSKHNLAYWDLEDWKAIGIGAYGFEKNVYYQNYGSYLNYYKKNQNWKQKDIYLYILMMGLRKIDGIDLNKEINKKAYEYFKNKINYSLVTIKDNKLKANNVNILNEILIDLI; translated from the coding sequence ATGAATAATACAAAACATTTATACATTCACATCCCATTTTGCAAGCATATATGTACATACTGTGATTTTGTAAGAAAAATTCCTTCTTCAAACGAAGAGGTTGATTTATATTTAGAAAAAATAGTGGATGAAATTTCAGGTTTTTTCAATAAGTGCAAAACTATTTATATAGGTGGGGGAACCCCTAATTTTTTATCTGACCATAATCTTGATATTTTATTATCTTCATTACAAAAAAATATTGATTCTCAAACCGAATTCACAATTGAACTAAATCCAGAATTTGTAACCGAAAGCCAGGTTAATATTTTAAAAAATAATAATGTAAATCGGGTTTCACTTGGAGTTCAAACAACAAATGAAAAAATTCTTAGATTGCTAAACAGAAAGCACACAAACATTGTAGTTGAAAAAGCAATAAATCTTTTATATAAACATAACATTAATAATGTTTCTTGTGATTTTATTTATAATTTACCATTATTAAAAATTAGTGACATAAATGAATCAATTGAATTTATTAAAAGAAACAATATCAAACATGTATCTTTTTATGCTTTAGAAATAAAAGATGGATCAATTATGAATAAAAGAAATGAAGTTATTGATATAGAAACAGAAGAGGACCAATTAGAACATATTGAAAATGTAATGGAAAAGATTGGATATACAAGATATGAAGTTTCAAATTGATCTATTGATAAAAAATACTTTTCAAAACATAATTTAGCTTATTGAGATCTTGAAGATTGAAAAGCTATTGGAATTGGTGCATATGGTTTTGAAAAAAATGTTTACTATCAAAATTATGGTAGTTATTTAAACTATTATAAAAAAAATCAAAATTGAAAACAAAAAGATATTTACTTATACATACTGATGATGGGGTTGAGAAAAATTGATGGAATAGACCTTAATAAAGAAATAAATAAAAAAGCATATGAATATTTTAAAAACAAAATTAATTATTCTTTGGTAACTATTAAAGACAATAAACTAAAAGCTAACAATGTTAACATTTTGAATGAAATTTTAATTGACCTAATATAA
- the rplT gene encoding 50S ribosomal protein L20 → MRTTSGSTTRQRRKRWLKKAEGTWGVNHSSYRNAKQTVIKASQYAYRDRKNKKRDFRKLWIARINAAVRSEGYTYSKFMAQLKAKKIEINRKMLSEFAIHQPEEFKKFLHNVMLNN, encoded by the coding sequence ATGAGAACTACGTCAGGGTCAACTACAAGACAAAGAAGAAAAAGATGATTAAAAAAAGCTGAAGGTACTTGAGGTGTAAATCATAGTTCATATAGAAATGCTAAACAAACAGTAATTAAAGCATCACAATATGCTTATAGAGATCGTAAAAACAAAAAAAGAGACTTTAGAAAATTATGAATTGCAAGAATTAATGCAGCAGTAAGAAGTGAAGGTTATACTTACTCTAAATTTATGGCTCAATTAAAAGCTAAAAAAATTGAAATTAATAGAAAAATGCTTTCTGAATTTGCAATTCACCAACCAGAAGAATTTAAAAAATTCCTTCACAATGTAATGCTTAATAATTAA
- the infC gene encoding translation initiation factor IF-3, with product MKNKFVLNEDIREKTLLVIDEKGNKLGTMSKDEALELAKQKDLDLVLFSSGDLPTAKIIDYGKFIYESKKKNKESKKNQVQVKNKEIKVKPVIGTHDLNVRVENAKKWLDSGYRIRFVVLAYGRIGTKTDQIFEVYEKFISLVGDKAIVQSPLKKASGVQYESFLIPNNKK from the coding sequence ATGAAAAACAAATTTGTTTTGAATGAGGATATTAGAGAAAAAACTTTGCTTGTCATTGATGAAAAGGGTAACAAACTTGGAACAATGTCAAAAGATGAAGCTTTAGAGCTTGCAAAACAAAAAGACTTGGATTTGGTTTTATTTTCTAGTGGTGACTTACCAACAGCTAAAATAATAGATTATGGTAAGTTTATTTATGAATCTAAAAAGAAAAATAAAGAATCTAAAAAGAATCAAGTACAAGTTAAAAATAAGGAAATAAAAGTTAAACCTGTTATTGGTACACATGATTTAAATGTTAGAGTTGAAAACGCTAAAAAATGACTTGATAGCGGTTATAGAATTAGATTTGTAGTTTTAGCTTATGGTAGAATAGGCACAAAAACAGATCAAATTTTTGAAGTTTATGAAAAATTTATTTCTCTTGTTGGTGATAAAGCAATTGTTCAATCTCCGCTTAAAAAAGCAAGTGGAGTTCAATATGAATCTTTCCTAATACCAAACAATAAAAAATAG
- the rpmI gene encoding 50S ribosomal protein L35 — protein MKVKQKTKKAVSKRMSKTGTGELKRKHAYRSHLAHNKTTKQKRHSRKDTLVSASDKRRYDQLI, from the coding sequence ATGAAAGTAAAACAAAAAACTAAAAAAGCTGTTTCTAAAAGAATGAGCAAAACAGGAACTGGGGAATTAAAAAGAAAACACGCTTACAGATCTCACCTTGCTCACAATAAAACAACTAAACAAAAAAGACACTCAAGAAAAGATACTTTAGTTAGTGCTTCAGATAAAAGAAGATACGATCAATTAATTTAA
- the pstA gene encoding phosphate ABC transporter permease PstA encodes MKLFVKKDQLKKDVKQRRITFDLITEKATLAISLLMGLVLFGIIGFILYKSILGFQFYGIENILFSNSFNISDGKNTGTSFWLPFSSTILTTFISLLIAVPIGIKTSVFIKFRIKKKYRKIFRIISETLAGIPSVIFGLFASISLGEVMKFFGISSYSIINASIMLSFMVLPTIIAMTLNSLESVDDNLLTNPITMGNTKTRAIYKVYKKAARNGIIVGVILAMGRAIGETMALSMILQNESRYSDVLSSGLIGILTSDLKTISVVISTNMFGENANETTRSLLFAFGFILFVFIMIFNLMVLFITKSKNNKKHKFKWIDTSINFLVNSFMLIPNAIANAFDYVFFSYRRKTKLQTPEEIILYTRKRTESYKLANVYTWYKLMWEIISVSICFAFLAWLILDIISNGLYAWGLPSSTVFQYSKNTTGQAFLNTLLIIIVSIFISLPFALLTAIYLTEYSKNKMFKTSVNFFLDSLGSTPSILFGMFGLIFFIETLGMTSGGSRGYSLIAGALTIVLVIIPSFTRSIQQILVQIPNEIRTNALALGTSKLQLITKIILPSAITGIVSTTILSIGRVLSETAPLYLTAGLTSSSAISLDRSGQTLTTRIYAQLFNIDLVNSTNIMYEVALVTLLLVLGLIFIGYYIVPNYKKIIKYLDDKTTFLYVWIKDKIKNK; translated from the coding sequence ATGAAATTATTTGTAAAAAAAGATCAACTTAAAAAGGATGTTAAACAAAGAAGAATCACCTTTGATTTGATAACTGAAAAGGCAACTCTTGCAATATCACTTCTAATGGGTTTAGTCTTATTTGGAATTATTGGTTTTATTCTTTATAAATCTATACTTGGTTTCCAATTTTATGGAATAGAAAATATATTGTTTTCAAATAGCTTTAATATTTCTGATGGTAAAAATACAGGAACATCATTCTGACTACCATTTTCATCAACAATTTTAACGACATTTATTTCATTGTTAATTGCTGTTCCAATCGGAATTAAAACATCTGTCTTTATTAAATTTAGGATAAAGAAAAAATATAGAAAAATATTTAGAATAATTAGTGAAACTCTTGCAGGAATCCCATCTGTTATCTTTGGTTTATTTGCTTCAATTTCTCTTGGTGAAGTAATGAAATTCTTTGGAATAAGTTCTTATTCTATTATCAATGCTTCTATTATGTTATCTTTCATGGTTTTACCAACAATCATTGCAATGACACTTAATTCTCTTGAAAGTGTTGATGATAACCTTTTAACAAATCCTATTACAATGGGAAACACAAAAACAAGAGCAATTTACAAAGTTTATAAAAAAGCTGCAAGAAACGGAATTATAGTTGGTGTTATTCTTGCAATGGGTAGAGCAATTGGTGAGACAATGGCTTTATCTATGATATTGCAAAATGAAAGCCGTTACTCTGATGTATTAAGTAGTGGTTTAATTGGTATATTAACAAGCGATTTAAAAACAATATCTGTAGTTATTTCAACTAATATGTTTGGTGAAAATGCAAATGAAACAACAAGATCATTATTGTTTGCTTTCGGATTTATTTTATTTGTTTTTATAATGATCTTTAATTTAATGGTTTTATTTATAACAAAGAGCAAAAATAATAAAAAACACAAATTTAAATGAATTGACACTTCAATTAATTTTTTAGTCAATAGTTTTATGTTAATTCCAAATGCTATTGCAAATGCATTTGATTATGTATTTTTCTCATATCGTAGAAAAACAAAATTACAAACGCCTGAAGAAATTATTTTATATACAAGAAAAAGAACTGAATCATACAAATTAGCTAATGTTTATACTTGATATAAATTAATGTGAGAAATTATTTCTGTATCTATTTGTTTTGCTTTCTTAGCTTGATTAATATTGGATATAATTTCTAACGGATTATATGCTTGAGGTTTACCTTCATCTACTGTATTTCAATATTCAAAAAATACAACTGGGCAAGCATTTTTGAACACTTTATTAATCATAATAGTTTCAATATTTATTTCTTTACCATTTGCCCTTTTAACAGCAATATATTTAACAGAATATAGTAAAAACAAAATGTTTAAAACTTCAGTTAATTTCTTCTTGGATTCACTTGGTTCAACACCATCAATTCTATTTGGTATGTTTGGTTTAATATTCTTCATTGAAACACTAGGAATGACAAGTGGTGGTAGTAGAGGTTATTCTCTAATTGCTGGTGCATTAACAATAGTGCTAGTTATTATTCCGAGTTTTACTAGAAGTATTCAGCAAATACTTGTACAAATTCCAAATGAAATTAGAACAAACGCTTTAGCACTTGGTACATCAAAACTTCAGCTTATTACTAAAATAATTTTACCAAGTGCAATAACTGGAATTGTATCAACTACTATATTATCTATTGGTAGGGTCTTAAGTGAAACAGCTCCACTATATTTAACAGCTGGTCTTACAAGCTCTTCAGCAATTTCACTTGATAGATCAGGGCAAACTTTAACAACAAGAATTTATGCTCAATTATTTAACATAGATTTAGTCAATAGTACAAACATCATGTATGAAGTTGCACTTGTTACTTTACTTTTAGTTTTAGGATTAATTTTTATTGGTTACTACATAGTACCAAACTATAAAAAGATAATTAAATATCTAGATGACAAGACAACATTTTTATATGTTTGAATAAAAGATAAAATAAAAAATAAATAA
- a CDS encoding PstS family phosphate ABC transporter substrate-binding protein, producing MQFKRIVKIASYSFLVIAPIGVIAGFAKAWNAPESINIAGSSAVQPLMTALGNDYKNADVTIQAGGSSEGMKVAATLEKDLGNASKNTYSSVQKATIANNSYDKNVWKNNGIKTVTFAWDGLAVVYKPSNPNSNLIINKTNIYDIYALFSGIKTYTLSDLLNKNNSNNEQINEPNIIMTPYARTGGASASGTATSFLEESSLTTEKGWEDWGKKNSVDPNEVKRALSTGRYLGSHVVNTNESNVESWNRVSSDNRVGSIVYLSLGFVEKNLSVIQSRGFRIAKMEVEQKENGKQNKTEIVEASIANVSNGTYLWSSPLNTMISTVHATQATKDFLWWILTSEEAKQLIQNAGYAIVTDEKKFKMVSKKDFEEKKEWKDVDQKTFFDFKNSDVTMYESNSSNNNWYGVPK from the coding sequence ATGCAATTTAAAAGAATTGTTAAAATAGCTAGTTACTCTTTTTTGGTTATTGCTCCTATTGGTGTTATAGCTGGATTTGCAAAAGCTTGAAATGCTCCAGAATCAATCAACATAGCTGGTTCATCAGCAGTTCAACCTTTGATGACTGCTTTGGGGAATGATTATAAAAATGCTGACGTTACAATTCAAGCAGGAGGTTCAAGTGAAGGAATGAAAGTTGCTGCAACTTTAGAAAAGGACTTAGGTAATGCTTCAAAAAATACTTATAGTTCAGTTCAAAAAGCAACTATTGCAAATAATTCATATGACAAAAATGTTTGAAAAAACAATGGTATAAAAACAGTTACATTTGCTTGGGATGGTCTTGCTGTTGTTTATAAACCATCAAATCCCAACTCAAATCTAATAATAAATAAAACTAATATTTATGATATATATGCTTTGTTTTCGGGGATTAAAACCTATACATTATCTGATCTATTAAATAAGAATAATTCAAATAATGAACAAATTAATGAACCAAATATTATTATGACTCCATATGCTAGAACAGGTGGTGCTAGTGCATCAGGTACAGCTACATCATTCTTAGAGGAATCATCATTGACTACAGAAAAAGGTTGAGAAGATTGAGGTAAAAAAAATAGTGTTGATCCTAATGAAGTAAAAAGAGCTTTATCAACTGGTAGATATTTGGGTTCTCATGTTGTAAACACAAATGAATCAAATGTTGAATCATGAAACAGAGTAAGCTCTGATAATAGGGTCGGTTCAATAGTTTATTTATCTCTTGGGTTTGTTGAGAAAAATCTAAGTGTTATTCAAAGTAGAGGTTTTAGAATAGCAAAAATGGAAGTTGAACAAAAAGAAAATGGTAAACAAAATAAAACTGAAATTGTAGAAGCATCTATTGCTAATGTTTCAAATGGTACATATTTATGATCTTCTCCATTAAATACCATGATATCTACAGTTCATGCAACCCAAGCAACAAAAGATTTTTTATGATGAATTTTAACAAGCGAAGAAGCTAAACAATTAATCCAAAATGCAGGTTATGCGATTGTTACTGACGAAAAGAAATTTAAAATGGTAAGCAAAAAAGATTTTGAAGAAAAAAAAGAGTGAAAAGATGTTGATCAAAAAACTTTTTTTGATTTTAAAAATTCAGATGTAACAATGTATGAATCAAATAGTTCAAATAACAATTGATATGGAGTTCCAAAATAA
- the miaA gene encoding tRNA (adenosine(37)-N6)-dimethylallyltransferase MiaA, translating to MKKLIIIVGPTASGKSSLALKIAKDFNLSIINADAFQVYKELNAGINKPTSDELKQIKHFFINSKSIYDEWHLKKFKDEVYELIDNSDEDTFVVCGGSNLYIDAIIKNYHLVDVDETLEYKNFTNQELHDKLKLLDHEEAQKISVNNRKRLEQALRIIESNNNQKKSEMDKNNFKPKYRYILISTNCSREFLYEKINSRVIEMINLGWKEELKNLLIKDQNLMNLNSLKAIGYKEVYEAIIFDKEIDIESIQKKTRNYAKRQITWIKNKFNVDIQYNGTNYNEIKNFIEGFLNE from the coding sequence ATGAAAAAACTAATTATTATTGTTGGACCAACAGCTAGTGGAAAAAGTTCTTTGGCTCTTAAAATAGCCAAAGATTTTAATCTATCAATTATTAATGCTGATGCTTTTCAAGTATATAAAGAGTTAAATGCTGGAATTAACAAACCAACAAGTGATGAACTAAAACAAATAAAACATTTTTTCATAAATTCAAAAAGCATTTATGATGAGTGACACTTAAAAAAATTTAAAGATGAAGTTTATGAATTAATTGATAATTCAGATGAAGATACTTTTGTAGTTTGTGGTGGATCTAATTTATATATAGATGCAATAATAAAAAATTACCATTTAGTTGATGTTGACGAAACACTAGAATACAAAAATTTCACAAACCAAGAATTACATGACAAATTAAAGTTATTAGATCATGAAGAAGCACAAAAAATTAGTGTTAATAATCGTAAAAGATTAGAACAAGCATTGAGAATTATCGAATCAAACAATAACCAAAAAAAATCTGAGATGGATAAAAATAATTTCAAACCAAAATATAGATATATTTTAATAAGCACAAACTGTTCAAGAGAATTCTTGTATGAAAAAATTAATTCAAGAGTAATTGAAATGATCAATTTAGGTTGAAAAGAAGAACTTAAAAATTTATTAATCAAAGATCAAAATCTAATGAATTTAAATTCACTTAAAGCAATAGGTTATAAAGAAGTTTATGAGGCAATAATATTTGATAAAGAAATCGATATTGAATCAATCCAAAAGAAAACAAGAAATTATGCTAAAAGACAGATTACATGAATTAAAAATAAATTTAATGTTGATATTCAATACAATGGCACTAATTATAATGAAATAAAAAATTTTATTGAAGGATTCTTAAATGAATAA
- a CDS encoding IS30 family transposase, whose translation MKTYKHLTKEERCLIYFLWNKEKYSMNKIAKILNKNKSTISRELKRNTSSTGIYYSSTAHKKYIRRKSNCHMFFMLKYKNFTDLFIQKFNPKSHGVEATIFWIKENYPLVKVPSARQVFRWINSKIWKIQRRDCLRRKYVKGKRRKIGIFSKIDGKYCIPYSLRPEKINNRKEFGHWEADLIVSKRQSGYYHLLTLVERKTRLAIIRKIKGKNARSMMAKMYTIIRDEKLPIKSITVDNGLEFQMMGITAKQFNFKVYYCQPYSSFQRGSNENINGIVRRWYKKGTDFSLVSEDKIKTLEWKVNNIPRKMFGYKTAYQMYQENI comes from the coding sequence ATGAAAACTTATAAACATTTAACAAAAGAAGAAAGATGCTTAATTTATTTTCTTTGAAATAAAGAAAAATATTCTATGAATAAGATTGCAAAAATCTTAAATAAAAACAAATCAACAATATCAAGAGAATTAAAAAGAAACACATCTTCAACAGGGATTTATTATTCATCAACTGCTCACAAAAAATACATTAGAAGAAAATCAAATTGTCATATGTTTTTTATGTTGAAGTACAAAAACTTCACAGATCTTTTTATTCAAAAATTTAATCCTAAATCTCATGGTGTAGAAGCTACAATTTTTTGAATAAAAGAAAACTATCCGTTAGTTAAAGTTCCAAGTGCTAGGCAAGTATTTAGATGAATCAATAGCAAGATTTGAAAGATACAAAGAAGAGATTGTTTAAGAAGAAAATATGTTAAAGGAAAAAGAAGAAAAATAGGTATATTTTCTAAAATTGATGGAAAATACTGCATTCCTTATAGTCTAAGACCAGAAAAGATAAACAATAGAAAAGAATTTGGACATTGAGAAGCTGATCTAATAGTTAGTAAAAGGCAAAGTGGTTATTACCACTTATTGACATTAGTGGAAAGAAAAACAAGGTTGGCAATTATTAGAAAAATAAAAGGGAAGAACGCTAGATCAATGATGGCTAAAATGTATACCATTATTCGAGATGAAAAACTCCCAATAAAAAGCATCACTGTTGATAATGGGTTAGAGTTTCAAATGATGGGAATAACTGCAAAACAATTCAACTTTAAAGTTTATTATTGCCAACCTTATTCTTCATTCCAAAGAGGGTCCAACGAGAACATAAATGGGATAGTTAGAAGATGATATAAAAAAGGAACTGACTTCAGTTTAGTAAGTGAAGATAAAATAAAAACTCTTGAATGAAAAGTAAACAACATCCCAAGAAAAATGTTTGGTTATAAAACAGCTTACCAAATGTATCAAGAAAATATTTAA
- a CDS encoding response regulator transcription factor, producing the protein MKTNILFIYDISKTLDAIKLELDSELFVIDACNDFDTAKEKLSVLKYDIVILSYDNDNFNDAIAMIQLVRSKSVLIDIIAYSHFYNLENILNIYKAGSNDFILAPIEPKILKAKILSMSRKYEVLNSKYFNNIVKYGDFVVDRDANIVFLKNTQVDFTKKEYRIIRYLMKANGTPVSKAELQKAIWGYEDEKSKIVEVTISQIKKKLNNKYLKTVLKEGYILESK; encoded by the coding sequence ATGAAAACTAATATACTTTTTATATATGATATTTCTAAAACGCTTGATGCAATTAAACTAGAATTAGATTCTGAACTTTTTGTAATTGATGCATGTAATGATTTTGACACAGCAAAAGAAAAACTTTCAGTATTAAAGTATGACATTGTCATACTATCTTATGATAATGATAATTTTAATGATGCTATTGCAATGATTCAATTAGTTAGAAGTAAATCAGTATTAATTGATATTATTGCTTATTCTCACTTTTATAATTTAGAAAATATTTTAAATATCTACAAAGCAGGTTCCAATGATTTTATTCTTGCACCAATTGAACCAAAAATTTTAAAAGCAAAAATTTTATCAATGTCTAGAAAGTATGAAGTGTTAAATTCAAAATACTTTAATAATATTGTTAAATATGGAGACTTTGTTGTTGATAGAGATGCAAATATTGTCTTTTTAAAAAATACACAAGTAGATTTCACAAAAAAAGAATATAGAATAATTAGATATTTAATGAAAGCCAATGGTACACCAGTTTCAAAAGCTGAATTACAAAAAGCTATTTGAGGATATGAGGATGAAAAATCAAAAATTGTTGAAGTTACAATATCTCAAATAAAGAAAAAATTGAATAACAAATATTTAAAAACAGTTTTAAAAGAAGGTTATATTCTTGAATCTAAATAA
- a CDS encoding inorganic diphosphatase: MKLNVTIEIPKNSKIKYEYDRKTKQISVDRILYGSSSYPMNYGFIKEALDWDGDELDALIVSDQEFLPGVVVPVRVIGAMEMIDGGETDTKLITVIDCDPRYKHINKLSDLNEHLLLEVKDFFQCYKNLQNKTVVIKGFKDEKWAQKEYQECVELMNKYGKMDKDEFVAKMQKEHPEKYSK, translated from the coding sequence ATGAAATTAAATGTAACAATTGAAATACCAAAAAATTCAAAAATTAAATATGAGTATGATAGAAAAACAAAACAAATATCTGTAGACAGAATTTTATATGGTTCTAGTAGTTACCCTATGAATTATGGTTTTATAAAAGAAGCTTTAGACTGAGATGGTGATGAATTGGATGCATTAATAGTAAGTGATCAAGAATTTTTACCAGGTGTTGTTGTTCCAGTAAGAGTGATCGGTGCAATGGAAATGATAGATGGTGGAGAAACTGATACAAAACTTATCACTGTAATTGATTGTGATCCAAGATACAAACACATTAATAAATTAAGTGATCTTAATGAACATTTACTACTTGAAGTAAAAGATTTCTTCCAATGTTATAAAAACCTTCAAAACAAAACTGTTGTAATTAAAGGTTTTAAAGATGAAAAATGAGCACAAAAAGAATATCAAGAATGTGTTGAATTAATGAACAAATATGGAAAAATGGATAAAGATGAATTCGTTGCAAAAATGCAAAAAGAACATCCAGAAAAATATTCAAAATAA